One genomic region from Pyxicephalus adspersus chromosome 1, UCB_Pads_2.0, whole genome shotgun sequence encodes:
- the SKA2 gene encoding spindle and kinetochore-associated protein 2, whose protein sequence is METAVNKLEALFQKAESDLDYIEQKLEFEIRKSLPDDSAAQENPTKLLEQLASVKSRFKTLSAQLDKIATDQQKSVESIQQTIANTLKIVQHLQQQTDLQVPPFSEEELQALQQFEALALKGISLPSTSVTTRSTTDP, encoded by the exons ATGGAGACAGCAGTCAATAAGCTGGAGGCTCTG TTCCAAAAAGCTGAATCTGATTTGGATTACATTGAACAAAAGCTTGAATTTGAAATAAGGAAGAGCCTGCCAGATGACTCTGCTGCTCAG GAAAATCCTACAAAATTGCTGGAGCAGTTGGCCAGTGTGAAGTCACGCTTTAAAACTTTATCGGCACAACTGGACAAGATTGCAACGGATCAACAGAAGTCGGTGGAAAGTATTCAGCAAACCATAGCAAATACATTGAAAATTGTTCAGCATTTGCAACAGCAAACAGATTTACAG GTACCACCTTTCTCTGAGGAGGAACTACAGGCTTTACAACAATTTGAAGCCCTTGCTCTAAAGGGAATTAGCTTACCATCAACAAG
- the PRR11 gene encoding proline-rich protein 11 → MAKFLQARRRPSKYKKKKKQWSSKKSETSECNPVQGTEQADTKLPWYWNFSLPAWFRFPDIRNTVKSILYSIITPFISLYMSIYIGVKKRVYLVKNAIAPSIVCQRELRTLKKRLHKLEIEFLKLQLSLPDKGSNSFEPKNSICSSCQQATTASSIRETNGRAAEECTLPSLPPLAPPPPPPPPPPVPPPLVLPLQNRFPVLKKTGNRPPKEVPAKSEGPVQITLKDLLNVKLRNANENNERQKVVASKSQGMPQITISALRGLSLRSTSKMPPRRLTHVFKDVHNKSPVDLRRHLRKVNMVRSPGGTPIYDRDNKENGTGLTPLMTKALRQKFQMAHPKSPSPLRMSPGNQGLEEPC, encoded by the exons ATGGCAAAGTTCCTGCAAGCACGCCGAAGACcaagtaaatacaaaaagaagaagaaacaatgGTCATCAAAGAAGTCTGAGACTTCCGAATGCAACCCAGTGCA GGGGACAGAACAGGCAGATACAAAGTTGCCATGGTATTGGAATTTCAGTCTTCCTGCATGGTTTAGGTTTCCTGATATAAGAAATACAGTGAAATCCATTTTGTATTCCATAATAACtccatttatatctttatatatgtcGATCTATATCGGCGTGAAAAAG cgagtttatttagtaaaaaatgcaATTGCTCCATCTATAGTATGCCAACGTGAGCTACGCACATTGAAAAAGCGCCTACACAAACTTGAAATTGAGTTTCTTAAGTTGCAGTTATCACTTCCG gacaaAGGATCTAATTCATTTGAACCCAAAAATTCTATTTGTAGCAGTTGTCAACAAGCAACCACTGCATCCTCAATCAGGGAAACAAATGGGCGAGCAGCAGAGGAATGCACTTTACCTTCTCTACCTCCGCTagctcctccacctcctcctcctcctccaccgcCAGTTCCTCCTCCTCTAGTCCTACCATTGCAAAACCGTTTCCCTGTACTAAAGAAAACTGGTAATAGACCTCCTAAG GAAGTACCTGCAAAATCGGAAGGACCCGTTCAAATAACACTTAAAGACCTTTTGAATGTTAAATTAAGAAACGCAAACGAGAATAATGAAAGACAAAAA GTGGTAGCTTCTAAATCTCAAGGTATGCCACAAATCACCATTTCTGCATTAAGAGGCCTAAGTTTAAGGAGTACTTCCAAGATGCCACCAAGACGGCTCACACATGTTTTTAA GGATGTGCATAATAAAAGCCCTGTGGACTTGAGACGTCATCTTAGAAAAGTCAATATGGTTAG gagCCCGGGAGGAACGCCAATATACGATAGAGATAACAAGGAAAATGGCACAGGACTGACTCCTTTGATGACAAAAGCTCTGAGGCAAAAATTTCAG ATGGCTCACCCAAAAAGCCCATCACCACTGCGAATGTCGCCAGGAAACCAGGGTCTTGAAGAACCATGTTAA